A single Leguminivora glycinivorella isolate SPB_JAAS2020 chromosome 25, LegGlyc_1.1, whole genome shotgun sequence DNA region contains:
- the LOC125239341 gene encoding uncharacterized protein LOC125239341 → METNASRSSRDDGIDRPIPQNIELQLPNISDSITSHEIASHSLEVPSDVQSPRSSPSHASPETIIEERTSVTTANYSVPLLLISAPPSVIIPGTHASRRCALKLNSPISSQPLKSLHSSMFRQSENVPQSLFIQALSCLTKNDSLNISVLSNMMAKSQYSSFGQNVKQNNAGPRPGDLSPPDSLTSAPPSYSYVLRQMAVRRRPRLMGTFIPSPSFVPHCPPPNYNAAFDIYVDNAMPPPPRLRHLGFGPCPIVCPECGYTGMSVVVSKITMCTHLCAVILCLFCCWVCAPLPYLMSSCKDVYHYCSSCRYFLGMYCPTNTAV, encoded by the coding sequence ATGGAGACAAACGCTTCGAGAAGCAGTCGAGACGACGGTATTGACCGGCCTATACCCCAAAACATAGAACTCCAACTACCGAACATATCAGATTCTATAACTTCGCATGAAATTGCCTCGCATTCTTTAGAAGTACCGTCCGATGTCCAGTCTCCAAGAAGTTCACCCAGTCACGCAAGTCCCGAGACAATTATTGAAGAAAGAACATCTGTGACAACTGCCAATTATTCTGTGCCTCTTCTTTTAATCAGTGCACCCCCGTCTGTAATAATACCCGGCACGCATGCCTCACGGAGATGTGCTCTTAAGCTTAACTCACCAATATCTTCTCAGCCTTTAAAATCATTACATTCATCAATGTTCCGCCAATCCGAAAACGTACCTCAGTCTTTGTTCATCCAAGCTTTATCCTGTTTGACCAAAAACGACTCTTTGAACATTTCAGTTTTAAGCAATATGATGGCTAAATCACAATACAGTTCGTTTGGTCAAAATGTAAAACAGAATAATGCTGGTCCCAGACCTGGTGACTTATCACCGCCCGATTCGTTGACAAGTGCGCCTCCATCTTATTCTTACGTCTTGAGGCAAATGGCCGTTAGGAGAAGACCGAGATTAATGGGGACATTTATACCGTCGCCGTCCTTTGTCCCGCATTGTCCTCCACCGAATTACAACGCGGCTTTTGATATCTACGTTGATAACGCCATGCCACCACCACCTCGACTCCGGCATTTAGGTTTTGGCCCTTGTCCTATCGTCTGCCCTGAATGTGGGTACACCGGCATGAGCGTGGTAGTCAGTAAAATAACAATGTGTACGCATTTATGTGCTGTTattctttgtttattttgttgtTGGGTATGCGCACCGTTACCCTACTTGATGAGTTCTTGCAAAGACGTTTACCATTATTGCAGTAGTTGTCGTTATTTTTTGGGTATGTATTGCCCGACCAATACAGCAGTGTAA